Proteins encoded in a region of the Spirochaetota bacterium genome:
- a CDS encoding phosphate ABC transporter ATP-binding protein, giving the protein MTVKITTSNLTFYYGSVPAIKNVSLTVKSNTVLALIGPSGCGKSTFLRCINRMNDIIPNTRVEGDLSIDGDSIFHPKYNVTALRRRVGMVFQKSNPFPKSIFENIAYGLRINGIRDKYEIESIVEKSLKSTALWDEVKDRLDESALGLSGGQQQRLCIARTIAVQPEVILMDEPASALDPISTQKIEELIQDLKKNYTIIIVTHNMQQAARVSDETAFFYLGDLIEINSTEKIFTKPDIEMTENYITGKFG; this is encoded by the coding sequence ATGACGGTAAAAATAACCACGTCAAATCTTACGTTTTATTATGGAAGCGTTCCGGCGATCAAAAACGTTTCCCTGACCGTTAAGAGCAATACGGTGCTCGCCCTCATAGGGCCGTCCGGATGCGGAAAATCGACCTTTCTGCGCTGCATAAACCGCATGAACGATATCATACCGAACACCAGGGTCGAGGGGGACCTGAGCATCGACGGCGATTCGATATTTCACCCGAAGTATAACGTGACCGCCCTGCGCCGCAGGGTCGGCATGGTGTTCCAGAAGTCCAACCCCTTTCCGAAATCCATTTTTGAAAATATCGCCTATGGCCTCAGGATCAACGGCATCAGGGACAAATACGAGATCGAGAGCATAGTGGAGAAATCCCTTAAAAGCACCGCCCTCTGGGACGAGGTCAAGGACCGCCTGGACGAGTCGGCCCTGGGCCTGTCCGGCGGCCAGCAGCAGCGGCTCTGCATTGCCCGCACCATAGCGGTCCAGCCGGAAGTGATACTCATGGACGAGCCGGCGTCGGCCCTGGATCCCATATCCACGCAGAAGATCGAGGAATTGATACAGGACCTCAAAAAGAACTACACCATCATCATCGTAACGCACAATATGCAGCAGGCGGCGCGGGTGAGCGATGAAACGGCCTTTTTCTACCTGGGAGACCTGATAGAAATTAATTCGACCGAGAAGATATTTACCAAGCCGGACATAGAAATGACTGAAAATTATATCACCGGGAAGTTCGGATAA
- the phoU gene encoding phosphate signaling complex protein PhoU, whose protein sequence is MTTHLEQELETIKSKVFEMADLAIESIAKSVRAMKESDARLAEQVLRDDSLLDNLEVEIDNECIKVLVTRQPAAVHLRFVLAMLKINTDLERIGDLATNIANEAISLHGRPTLKPLVDIPRMAEIAIAMLRDVFTAITDRNADKAREVIARDRDIDTLNMQVYRELFTYMAENAHSISQALGLIMVSKALERIGDHVTNVAERSIYYIEGVDIRHADE, encoded by the coding sequence ATGACCACGCATCTTGAGCAGGAGCTCGAAACAATAAAATCAAAGGTGTTCGAAATGGCCGACCTGGCCATCGAATCCATAGCGAAATCCGTGCGGGCCATGAAGGAATCCGACGCGCGGCTGGCCGAGCAGGTCCTGCGGGACGATTCGCTGCTCGACAACCTGGAGGTCGAGATCGACAACGAGTGCATCAAGGTGCTCGTCACGCGACAGCCCGCGGCCGTTCACCTGAGGTTCGTCCTGGCGATGCTGAAGATCAACACGGACCTGGAGCGCATCGGCGACCTCGCCACCAATATCGCCAACGAGGCCATAAGCCTCCACGGCCGCCCGACGCTGAAGCCCCTGGTGGACATTCCGCGCATGGCCGAGATAGCGATCGCTATGCTCCGCGACGTCTTCACAGCCATTACGGATCGCAATGCCGACAAGGCGAGGGAAGTCATCGCCCGTGACCGCGATATAGACACGCTGAACATGCAGGTGTACCGTGAGCTCTTCACCTACATGGCGGAGAACGCCCACAGCATATCCCAGGCGCTGGGGCTCATCATGGTGTCGAAGGCGCTGGAGCGTATCGGGGACCATGTCACCAATGTCGCGGAACGCTCCATATATTATATTGAAGGGGTTGACATCAGGCACGCCGACGAGTAA
- a CDS encoding response regulator transcription factor, with translation MQKKIFVIDDERDIQDIVKINLRAEGYDVFCHSSAEEALKALETDVPDLFILDIMMPGIDGFEFCRRVRAATQYRHIPIIFLSARSDEIDRVLGLELGGDDYMTKPFSVKELKSRVKAMFRRLARVENGAPASCSLVHEGIELNPDHYSLTVDGNGVDLTKTEFEILRLLLANPGKIFTRDNIIDSIKGQDVYVIDRTIDVHVMNLRKKLGPYKNVIKTFSGVGYGFKK, from the coding sequence ATGCAAAAAAAAATTTTTGTCATCGACGATGAAAGGGACATACAGGATATCGTTAAGATAAACCTCCGCGCCGAGGGGTATGACGTTTTCTGCCACTCCTCCGCCGAGGAGGCCCTGAAGGCCCTGGAGACCGATGTCCCGGACCTGTTCATTCTTGATATCATGATGCCCGGCATCGACGGGTTCGAATTCTGCCGGAGGGTCCGCGCCGCGACGCAATACAGGCATATCCCGATCATTTTTCTTTCCGCACGGTCCGATGAGATCGACAGGGTCCTCGGCCTCGAGCTGGGCGGGGACGACTACATGACCAAGCCCTTCAGCGTTAAGGAGCTCAAGTCGCGGGTGAAGGCCATGTTCAGGCGCCTGGCGCGGGTGGAAAACGGGGCCCCCGCCTCGTGCTCCCTCGTCCACGAGGGGATTGAGCTGAATCCGGACCATTACAGCCTGACCGTGGACGGGAACGGCGTCGACCTGACCAAAACGGAATTCGAGATCCTCCGGCTCCTCCTGGCCAATCCCGGCAAGATCTTCACGCGGGACAATATCATCGACAGCATCAAGGGCCAGGACGTGTACGTCATCGACCGGACCATCGATGTCCATGTCATGAATCTCCGTAAAAAGCTGGGGCCGTACAAGAACGTCATAAAGACGTTCTCCGGCGTCGGCTACGGATTTAAGAAATAA
- a CDS encoding HAMP domain-containing protein: MLKKKIGNRIIVSYIVLITTLIIVLLFLIIDHIRDYHHSVLKREMTEKINFIELEIRNAPQRYLAGTVTDRESRVRELSSIVNLRITLVDFSGRVLADSEYTHVDEMDNHRYRVEIKDAISRGSGESIRYSGTLKTDMLYIAKKSDMEIIRLAKPLREVDESIALLRGYILMVGAAALFLSSIIVVIVSRRITRPINETVRFARDFSNGEFGRRIPNYSDDEIGTLQKALNRLADTVVEKIDSLLFEQNKLETTIESINDGIAVVGRDKSILIANRAFKSLLDIESAVVGKLFFEAIRNRALNTRIEQAHATNMPAMFEETFLNGRHCDVFINPISGEQNAGGILIVLHDTTERKKVEQMKTDLVGNMSHELKTPIAILKGYLETMEPHLSDPVMAKELLHKALANVDRQSSLINDILKLNRLETSMEFAAEYVDVREIIRSSIDILIPKAQKKNISITFNTDGQNARVQGNKFLAEEILFNIIDNAVNYNTEGGSIAVDMEKNGSRLTVAIVDTGVGIPEDSIDRIFERFYRVDKSRSRATGGTGLGLSIVKHAAEILGWNIKVTSSSSGTKFIIEI, encoded by the coding sequence ATGCTGAAGAAAAAGATCGGGAACCGCATCATCGTTTCGTATATAGTCCTGATAACGACGCTCATCATCGTGCTGCTTTTTCTCATCATAGATCATATAAGGGACTACCATCATTCTGTCCTCAAGCGGGAAATGACGGAGAAGATCAACTTCATCGAGCTGGAGATCCGCAACGCCCCGCAGCGGTACCTGGCCGGGACCGTGACCGACAGGGAATCTCGCGTTCGGGAGCTGTCTTCCATCGTCAATCTGCGCATAACGCTGGTGGATTTCTCCGGCAGGGTCCTCGCCGATTCGGAATACACCCATGTGGATGAGATGGACAACCACCGTTACCGCGTCGAGATCAAGGACGCCATTTCCCGCGGGTCCGGCGAAAGCATCAGGTACAGCGGCACATTGAAGACGGACATGCTCTACATCGCCAAGAAGTCCGACATGGAAATCATCAGGCTCGCCAAGCCCCTGCGGGAGGTCGACGAGAGCATAGCGTTGCTCAGGGGATACATCCTCATGGTCGGCGCCGCGGCCCTCTTCCTCTCCTCGATCATCGTCGTTATCGTTTCCCGGCGGATCACCAGGCCGATCAACGAAACCGTGCGGTTCGCCCGCGATTTTTCAAACGGCGAATTCGGGCGGAGGATCCCCAATTACAGCGACGACGAGATCGGAACGCTCCAGAAGGCGCTCAACCGCCTGGCCGACACCGTCGTTGAAAAGATCGACTCGCTGCTTTTTGAGCAGAACAAGCTGGAGACGACGATCGAAAGCATCAACGACGGCATCGCCGTGGTCGGCAGGGACAAGAGCATACTTATCGCGAACCGCGCCTTCAAGTCCCTGCTTGATATAGAATCGGCGGTCGTGGGGAAGCTTTTTTTCGAGGCCATACGGAACCGGGCATTGAACACCAGGATAGAGCAGGCCCACGCGACCAACATGCCGGCGATGTTCGAGGAAACGTTCCTGAACGGGCGGCACTGCGACGTCTTCATCAATCCCATTTCCGGCGAGCAAAACGCGGGGGGCATACTCATCGTACTCCACGACACCACCGAGAGGAAAAAGGTCGAACAGATGAAGACCGACCTGGTGGGCAACATGTCCCACGAGCTCAAGACACCCATCGCGATCCTGAAGGGATATCTTGAGACCATGGAGCCGCACCTGTCCGATCCGGTTATGGCGAAGGAGCTGCTGCACAAGGCCCTGGCGAACGTCGATCGTCAGAGCTCCCTTATAAACGACATATTGAAGCTAAACCGTCTTGAAACATCGATGGAGTTCGCGGCCGAGTACGTCGACGTGCGCGAAATAATACGCAGCAGCATCGATATACTTATCCCCAAGGCCCAGAAGAAGAACATTTCAATTACGTTCAATACGGACGGGCAGAACGCCCGGGTGCAGGGGAATAAGTTCCTTGCCGAGGAGATTCTCTTCAACATCATCGATAATGCCGTCAATTACAATACGGAAGGCGGATCCATAGCCGTCGACATGGAAAAAAACGGCAGCCGGCTGACTGTCGCGATCGTTGATACCGGAGTCGGCATCCCCGAAGACTCGATAGACCGCATATTTGAACGTTTTTATCGTGTCGATAAAAGCAGGTCCCGGGCCACCGGCGGCACGGGCCTGGGGCTTTCCATCGTGAAGCACGCGGCTGAGATACTGGGATGGAATATCAAGGTCACATCCTCATCGTCCGGGACGAAGTTCATCATAGAAATTTAA
- a CDS encoding inorganic phosphate transporter, with product MTMDYYVLFLILLALLFDFLNGFHDAANSIATVVSTRVLSPRYAVAWAAFFNFIAFLFFGLHVAGTIGKGIIDISIMDKDLILATLVAACLWDVITWYFGLPTSSSHALMGGLIGAAVVKAGLKGLVWSGILKTIAFIFISPLLGLFLGLVFGTIVYRLFRKSAPTQVDKYFRKGQLVSAALYSLGHGGNDAQKTMGIIAGLLISTGSITLAPGQQMQDAIPLWVVLSCQGAISMGTMFGGWRIVKTMGQKVAKLRPVDGFCAESAAAATLYFSTFLGVPVSTTHTITGSIMGVGAMRSLAAVRWGVAGQIVWAWILTIPCAAVISAITYFIVS from the coding sequence ATGACGATGGACTATTATGTTCTCTTCCTCATACTGCTGGCGCTCCTCTTCGATTTTCTCAATGGATTCCATGACGCCGCCAATTCGATAGCCACGGTCGTATCTACGCGCGTTCTTTCCCCCCGCTATGCCGTGGCGTGGGCAGCCTTTTTCAACTTCATCGCCTTTCTTTTCTTCGGCCTCCACGTGGCGGGCACCATTGGCAAGGGAATCATCGACATTTCCATAATGGACAAGGACCTTATCCTGGCCACCCTTGTGGCCGCCTGCCTCTGGGATGTCATCACCTGGTATTTCGGGCTTCCGACCAGCTCGTCCCACGCCCTTATGGGCGGGCTTATCGGGGCGGCCGTTGTCAAGGCGGGACTCAAGGGCCTCGTCTGGTCCGGCATACTCAAAACCATCGCCTTCATATTTATCTCTCCCCTGCTGGGTCTTTTTCTCGGACTGGTCTTCGGCACCATCGTATATCGCCTCTTCAGGAAAAGCGCGCCGACCCAGGTCGACAAATATTTCCGCAAGGGACAGCTCGTATCGGCGGCCCTCTACAGCCTGGGACACGGGGGCAACGACGCCCAGAAGACCATGGGTATCATAGCCGGCCTTTTGATCAGCACGGGTTCGATAACCCTCGCCCCGGGCCAGCAGATGCAGGACGCCATCCCACTCTGGGTGGTCCTTTCCTGCCAGGGAGCCATATCGATGGGCACAATGTTCGGGGGCTGGCGCATCGTAAAGACCATGGGCCAGAAAGTCGCCAAGCTGAGGCCCGTCGACGGCTTTTGCGCGGAGAGCGCCGCCGCCGCGACCCTTTACTTTTCCACGTTCCTCGGCGTGCCGGTCAGCACGACCCACACCATCACCGGATCCATCATGGGCGTCGGCGCGATGAGAAGCCTGGCAGCCGTTCGATGGGGCGTCGCCGGCCAGATCGTATGGGCCTGGATACTCACCATACCGTGCGCCGCGGTCATATCGGCCATCACCTATTTCATTGTTTCATGA
- a CDS encoding DUF47 domain-containing protein, with protein MAFRFIPQEVKFFDMFDQQADKISLAASAFRDLAASGKWDDEGITMMRDFEHECDSITHDIIDKLNRTFITPFDREDIHSLAHELDNVVDMLYTTSKRLRLYKLAVVNNDLIQFSDLIVQSVSALSRGIKAMRNHKNPKDIYDACIEVNQIENMGDQLRDAIILKLFDKTKDPIKIIKWKEIFESVETVLDICEDIANLMESILVKQG; from the coding sequence ATGGCATTTCGTTTTATCCCGCAGGAAGTGAAGTTTTTCGACATGTTTGACCAGCAGGCGGACAAGATTTCCCTGGCTGCCAGCGCCTTCAGAGACCTGGCTGCCTCGGGTAAGTGGGATGATGAAGGCATAACGATGATGCGCGATTTCGAACATGAATGCGATTCCATCACCCACGATATTATCGACAAGCTGAACCGCACCTTCATCACCCCCTTTGACCGCGAGGATATACACTCCCTGGCTCATGAGCTGGACAACGTCGTGGACATGCTCTACACCACGTCGAAACGCCTGCGCCTGTACAAGCTTGCGGTCGTGAACAACGACCTGATCCAGTTCTCGGACCTGATCGTTCAGTCGGTATCGGCCCTCAGCCGGGGCATCAAGGCAATGCGGAACCACAAGAATCCGAAGGACATATACGACGCCTGCATAGAGGTCAACCAGATCGAGAACATGGGCGACCAGCTCAGGGACGCCATAATCCTCAAGCTCTTCGACAAGACAAAGGACCCGATAAAGATCATTAAATGGAAGGAAATATTCGAGAGCGTCGAAACTGTCCTTGATATATGCGAGGACATCGCCAACCTGATGGAATCGATACTGGTCAAGCAGGGATGA
- a CDS encoding NAD(P)-binding protein: protein MKKTRHIHIIGAGLAGMTAGISLAREGFRVTISDAQKKIGGSPMLHPSVHTTPAQLPELCRFTGIDFTGAFAPCDPYPVFYNKTRRLTFPSYVKYNRAFCIERGPRPTSIDNFLYHIAVREGVKFEFGGKADFKSRRPGTIVATGLDAAGYGAFGVPCRTVYGAWSARETGDRSATGSIYMGPFSTDYGYTARVHGLDYNLLFSRKPLTDGDLDAYRAVLAKIGVTGYPEPWRSVTMAVPAAVRLFAGDVILAGTLSGMIEPFWGYGIVGAIISGRLAAKAAVDRNAAEWEFNLFNKGFDKKFARREKFSSYSSPVRSILTDFGLAAARLQCLFDKELASNPREPLRWFR from the coding sequence ATGAAGAAAACCAGGCACATTCACATAATCGGGGCGGGCCTGGCCGGCATGACGGCGGGGATATCCCTGGCCCGGGAAGGATTCCGGGTCACGATTTCCGACGCGCAAAAGAAGATCGGCGGCTCTCCCATGCTCCACCCCTCTGTTCACACCACTCCGGCGCAGCTCCCGGAGCTGTGCCGGTTCACCGGCATCGATTTTACCGGCGCCTTCGCGCCCTGCGATCCCTACCCGGTTTTTTACAACAAGACACGGCGCCTCACTTTTCCTTCCTACGTGAAATACAACAGGGCCTTCTGTATCGAGCGGGGACCCCGGCCCACGTCCATCGACAATTTCCTGTATCACATCGCCGTCAGGGAAGGAGTGAAGTTCGAATTCGGCGGAAAAGCCGATTTCAAATCCCGCCGGCCCGGAACCATCGTGGCCACGGGCCTTGACGCGGCCGGCTACGGGGCCTTCGGTGTCCCCTGCCGGACGGTCTATGGGGCCTGGTCGGCGCGGGAGACCGGCGACCGGTCCGCTACCGGCAGCATCTACATGGGGCCCTTTTCCACCGATTACGGGTACACGGCCCGGGTCCACGGCCTCGACTACAATCTCCTCTTCTCGCGGAAGCCATTGACCGACGGCGACCTGGACGCCTACCGGGCCGTTCTCGCGAAAATAGGCGTTACCGGTTATCCCGAGCCGTGGCGGTCCGTGACCATGGCGGTGCCGGCGGCGGTGCGCCTTTTCGCCGGGGACGTGATCCTCGCCGGGACATTATCCGGCATGATCGAGCCTTTCTGGGGTTACGGCATCGTGGGCGCCATCATCTCCGGGCGCCTCGCCGCCAAGGCGGCGGTGGACAGGAACGCCGCAGAATGGGAATTCAATCTCTTCAACAAGGGCTTCGATAAGAAATTTGCGCGGCGGGAAAAGTTCTCCTCCTATTCGTCGCCGGTACGGTCTATCCTGACCGACTTCGGCCTCGCCGCGGCGCGGCTGCAGTGCCTCTTCGACAAAGAGCTCGCGTCCAACCCGCGGGAGCCCCTCCGGTGGTTCCGCTGA
- the pstA gene encoding phosphate ABC transporter permease PstA: protein MFSRQSRSEAIERTMFTVIRVMSFMVLGALLFMVGYIIMKGYTAISWEFISEMPMSEMTRGGIFPAILGTLYLMIGSALVSIPIGIITAIYLTEYAKKPALVKIIRLGVSNLAGVPSVVFGLFGLALFVVFLDFGTSIIAGSLTLGVLNLPVIIRSTEEALMTVPMTYREASLSLGATRLQTIFRIVLPNALPGILTGVMLSLGRAAGETAPIMFTAASYYAPDLPNSIFSEVMALPYHIYVMATAGTHIQETRHLQYGTAIILIVLVLLLNSIGLVTRYRFRKRLKG from the coding sequence ATGTTTTCACGTCAATCCAGATCCGAAGCGATCGAAAGAACGATGTTCACAGTCATCCGGGTAATGTCCTTCATGGTGCTGGGGGCGCTCCTGTTCATGGTCGGCTACATCATCATGAAGGGCTACACCGCCATATCGTGGGAATTCATATCCGAGATGCCCATGAGCGAAATGACCCGGGGCGGAATTTTCCCGGCCATCCTCGGCACCTTGTACCTGATGATCGGCTCGGCCCTGGTGTCGATCCCCATCGGAATCATCACCGCCATCTACCTGACCGAATACGCGAAAAAGCCCGCCCTGGTGAAGATCATCCGCCTCGGCGTGAGCAACCTGGCCGGCGTGCCCTCCGTGGTATTCGGCCTCTTCGGCCTCGCCCTTTTCGTGGTCTTCCTCGACTTCGGCACCTCCATCATCGCCGGGTCCCTCACCCTGGGCGTGCTGAACCTGCCGGTGATCATCCGCTCCACCGAGGAGGCGCTCATGACGGTGCCCATGACCTACCGCGAGGCGTCCCTCTCACTGGGGGCGACGCGGCTCCAGACCATTTTCAGGATCGTGCTTCCCAACGCCCTGCCGGGCATTCTCACCGGCGTGATGCTCTCCCTGGGCCGCGCCGCCGGGGAGACGGCGCCCATCATGTTCACCGCCGCATCCTACTACGCGCCGGACCTCCCCAACAGCATTTTCAGCGAAGTGATGGCCCTCCCCTACCACATCTACGTGATGGCCACCGCCGGGACGCACATCCAGGAGACGCGGCACCTCCAGTACGGGACCGCCATCATCCTCATCGTCCTCGTGCTTCTTCTCAATTCGATCGGCCTGGTGACGCGCTACCGCTTCCGGAAGCGCCTGAAGGGATAA
- the pstC gene encoding phosphate ABC transporter permease subunit PstC, whose translation MSLVAEKIFEKFFMIIGLSCLFVLLLIMIFLFSEGLPVLKDVGIGDFLLGTQWYPTSVNPRFGIMPLIAASVAVTLLASVFAVPLSLAIAVYLSELASPRVREVVKPAVEVIASIPSVIIGFFGMVVVAPFLQRYFHIDTGLNLFNASLMLAFMAIPTIASISEDAISSVPVSLKEASYALGANRWETIFHITVPAALSGIWTAVILGISRVIGETMVVLMVAGGAAVLPGSIFDPVRPLTSNIAAEMAEAPVGGSHYHALFAIGIMLFIITFIFNLIADYLSSKYKFKGN comes from the coding sequence ATGAGCCTCGTTGCGGAAAAAATATTCGAAAAGTTTTTCATGATAATTGGGCTGTCGTGCCTCTTTGTCCTGCTCCTCATAATGATCTTCCTCTTTTCAGAGGGACTTCCGGTGCTGAAGGACGTCGGAATCGGGGATTTTCTCTTAGGCACCCAGTGGTACCCGACCAGCGTCAATCCCCGCTTCGGCATCATGCCCCTCATCGCCGCATCGGTGGCGGTTACCCTGCTGGCCTCGGTCTTCGCGGTTCCCCTTTCCCTGGCCATCGCCGTGTACCTGTCGGAGCTGGCGTCCCCCCGGGTGCGCGAGGTCGTGAAACCAGCGGTGGAGGTCATCGCGTCCATTCCATCCGTCATCATCGGCTTCTTCGGCATGGTGGTGGTGGCGCCCTTTCTGCAGCGATATTTCCACATCGATACGGGCCTTAACCTCTTTAACGCTTCCCTGATGCTCGCCTTCATGGCGATTCCCACCATCGCGAGCATATCCGAGGACGCCATATCGTCGGTGCCGGTGTCCCTCAAGGAGGCGTCCTACGCCCTGGGAGCGAACCGCTGGGAGACGATCTTCCACATCACCGTGCCGGCGGCCCTGTCCGGGATATGGACCGCCGTCATCCTGGGCATATCCCGCGTCATCGGCGAAACCATGGTGGTGCTGATGGTCGCCGGGGGCGCGGCGGTCCTACCGGGATCCATCTTCGATCCGGTCCGGCCCCTCACATCGAACATAGCGGCCGAGATGGCCGAGGCGCCCGTGGGCGGGAGCCATTACCACGCCCTCTTCGCCATCGGCATCATGCTCTTTATAATCACGTTCATCTTCAATTTGATCGCGGATTATCTCTCCAGCAAGTACAAATTCAAGGGGAACTGA
- a CDS encoding PhoH family protein: MLDTNSNKIFVLDTNVVLYDYRCIYSFEEHNVVIPITLLEEIDKFKRGNEIINYNAREFSRELDAIIGYDLPGTGVPLGTGGFLFVETNVKMGRDLKDIFWEDSSDHRILSLAHNLSGQYGRDRVFLVSKDINLRMKAKSIGVQAEDYETGKVKDIGELYTGKNMIENVEPGQVDRIYREGAIPAGELLNGRDPMPNEYFIIRNGTKSALTSYQKHSGLLHVVEKKKAYGIHPRNAEQTFSLDALMNNDIKLVTLAGKSGTGKTLMALAAALEKRNSYKQILLARPIIPLSNRDIGYLPGDIRSKLDPYMQPLFDNLSVIKNQFDEDTQDYRRISDMVNNEKLLIMALAYIRGRSLSKVFFIVDEAQNLTPHEVKTIITRAGEGTKIVFTGDPYQIDTPYLDSRSNGLTYLIDKMKGQEIYAHVTLEKGERSQLAEIASDLL, encoded by the coding sequence ATGCTAGACACGAACTCCAACAAGATATTCGTTCTCGACACCAACGTTGTTCTCTATGATTACCGCTGCATCTACTCCTTTGAGGAGCACAATGTAGTCATCCCCATCACCCTCCTGGAAGAAATCGACAAGTTCAAGCGCGGCAACGAGATCATCAATTACAACGCCCGGGAGTTCTCCCGGGAGCTTGACGCCATCATCGGCTACGACCTTCCGGGCACCGGCGTGCCCCTGGGCACCGGCGGGTTCCTCTTCGTGGAGACCAACGTCAAGATGGGGAGGGACCTGAAGGACATCTTCTGGGAGGACAGCTCCGACCACCGCATCCTATCCCTCGCCCACAACCTCTCCGGGCAGTACGGCAGGGACCGGGTCTTCCTGGTGTCGAAGGACATCAACCTGCGCATGAAGGCGAAGAGCATCGGTGTGCAGGCGGAGGACTACGAGACCGGCAAGGTCAAGGATATCGGCGAGCTCTACACCGGGAAGAACATGATAGAGAACGTCGAGCCGGGCCAGGTGGACCGGATCTACCGCGAGGGGGCCATTCCCGCCGGGGAGCTCCTGAACGGCCGGGACCCGATGCCGAACGAGTATTTCATCATACGGAACGGCACCAAGAGCGCCCTCACCTCGTACCAGAAGCATTCGGGCCTGCTCCACGTGGTCGAGAAGAAGAAGGCCTACGGCATCCATCCCCGCAACGCCGAGCAGACCTTCTCCCTGGACGCCCTCATGAACAACGACATCAAGCTCGTGACCCTGGCGGGCAAGTCCGGCACCGGCAAGACCCTGATGGCCCTGGCCGCGGCGCTGGAAAAGCGCAACAGCTACAAGCAGATACTCCTGGCGAGGCCCATCATCCCCCTGTCGAACCGCGACATCGGCTACCTTCCCGGCGATATCAGGAGCAAGCTCGATCCCTACATGCAGCCCCTCTTCGACAACCTCTCGGTGATCAAGAACCAGTTCGACGAGGACACCCAGGACTACCGCCGCATATCCGACATGGTGAACAACGAGAAGCTCCTCATCATGGCCCTGGCCTACATCCGGGGCCGGAGCCTCTCCAAGGTCTTCTTCATCGTGGACGAGGCCCAGAACCTGACGCCCCACGAGGTCAAGACCATCATAACCCGCGCCGGCGAGGGCACCAAGATCGTGTTCACCGGCGACCCCTACCAGATCGACACGCCCTACCTCGACTCCCGCTCCAATGGCCTCACCTACCTCATCGACAAGATGAAGGGCCAGGAGATTTACGCCCATGTGACCCTGGAGAAGGGGGAGCGCTCCCAACTCGCGGAGATCGCCAGCGATCTGCTCTAA
- a CDS encoding rhodanese-like domain-containing protein produces MKKTIVSVAVMIAAALLSGCSEGYTGKDGAALKEYMEPAKLKELTEKPRKDIWIIDVRPAEAYRKGHIPTAKSFPSGEIMDRLNEIPKTQNIIMYCETGGRAQMVLKKLEKAGYTRFINWGGGYRYFDRFGSMTEEPKADKKKPDKK; encoded by the coding sequence ATGAAAAAGACAATCGTATCAGTAGCGGTTATGATCGCGGCCGCCTTGCTTTCGGGCTGTTCCGAGGGGTACACCGGAAAGGACGGGGCCGCGCTCAAAGAATACATGGAGCCGGCGAAGCTGAAGGAGCTGACGGAAAAGCCGAGGAAGGATATCTGGATCATTGATGTGAGGCCCGCCGAGGCCTACCGCAAAGGCCACATTCCCACGGCAAAGAGCTTTCCGTCGGGAGAGATCATGGATCGTCTCAACGAAATCCCCAAAACGCAGAATATCATCATGTACTGCGAAACCGGCGGCAGGGCCCAGATGGTTCTCAAGAAGCTTGAGAAGGCCGGCTACACCCGCTTCATCAACTGGGGCGGCGGTTACCGCTATTTCGATCGTTTCGGATCGATGACCGAAGAGCCGAAGGCCGATAAAAAGAAGCCTGATAAAAAATAG